One genomic window of Hippocampus zosterae strain Florida chromosome 12, ASM2543408v3, whole genome shotgun sequence includes the following:
- the aff3 gene encoding AF4/FMR2 family member 3 isoform X1 yields MPTVLCGGRGKLSFGFLLHRCLFSQVIRGQHSCAKDIWGDMTQSWPSQQALAGDQGILFNPTDGTQPTTEQRQGRGDAQPRMTHHPHVAPHKSMLVDDLRLSSDEDDVQKATHESASWEGHRRSRKNGRRTRHSSSDSLQSHSTVESVSGSLHSRSSSPAAWPADAQSPCSSNKETDPSTTAQWQLDKWLRKSHKKAAHSDNYPTRSIPGNSPSPHTLQAPSPARCWDSNQEYSPSQRPIPSPQLSYRPDSPLLSLDYSFCPSPLPSTCPSPSNSRYSPIVSPVPSAFPSPCGSPTAQHSPNPNQRGPQLSPTLSPLGGYHYPELQSDLYPAPPPHRTKVRSKIGPLSNSDAKTKHTNSTELLPHQHRPKARSTEYRDHRQNKSKAVLNCSDSHRPQKQSHSITKKSANHTSQYEEIHRSRPSRSSDHRTRPPVQHHLPTGREISAGPGPTSKAAGNNHSRPAPNLQPWAKSSAVNVNSCKASHKQTRAKKREVVYRDVPQTKAEGRKDIRREDRNKTEERKEDRRLAEEQLLRHRWIQSSTEEEEEEVIIVEKQRRRPREKQQIRECQTIQSKERHLHQDQAQPQRRIEKQTKQRGSSSSLSPLAQGESPSSFASSNSDSEYQTQVAKVPADSTSLHRLRRKCQNSSGRPYASKSREKTSESPAAGQQRRTKHRLYTLVPFGRSEQTAAPSQRGLRNLVVHIDLCLLKRVPDSAVNCNFKATNSSSSSSSSSSKTKDRQTKAMKHLCMADAVSKDSKRKRKLEIGVSYKESKRNTPHAKDVTGRTESSSHVAERGVSTETVHNGYLEEYLDNKRPLSPLSPLSDSPETIEVTSKAKNGEVYHKNRDKNRFSALKPKKEVDCVKVSRKLLSDSWSAAGHRSAVPNTETPHHAEYYLHEAKRMKHRADAMVDKLGKAVNYVDAALSFMECGKAMEEGPLEAKSPYTMYAETVELIRYAMRLKSHSGPGARQEDKQLAVLCFRCLALLYWQMFRLKKDHALKYSKVLLDYFKTSPKVPLMPSCWTDTGKDTGGPPPSLLPDATKHIQRGSHGDSASPSLISIPQRIHQMAANHLNITNSVLYSYEYWEVADNLAKESKEFFNYLNTLSGPLTLHSSIVHAVQYTRQALQWIRISAKLN; encoded by the exons ATGCCCACTGTGCTGTGCGGTGGCAGGGGGAAACTTTCCTTTGGCTTTTTGCTGCACCGATGCTTGTTCTCTCAG GTAATAAGAGGCCAACACAGCTGTGCCAAAGACATTTGGGGG GACATGACTCAGTCGTGGCCATCCCAACAGGCCTTAGCAGGTGACCAGGGAATCCTCTTCAACCCTACG GATGGAACGCAGCCAACAACAGAACAGAGGCAAG GTCGGGGGGATGCTCAGCCACGAATGACCCATCATCCCCATGTGGCGCCTCACAAGTC GATGCTTGTTGACGATTTAAGATTAAGCAGTGATGAGGATGACGTACAAAAG GCAACTCATGAATCAGCTTCCTGGGAGGGACACAG ACGGTCACGCAAAAATGGCAGGAGGACGAGACATTCCAGCTCAGACTCCTTGCAATCCCACTCTACCGTGGAGTCGGTCAGCGGCAGCCTTCATTCCCGGAGCTCCAGTCCAGCTGCTTGGCCCGCAGACGCACAGTCCCCATGTAGCAGCAACAAGGAG ACTGATCCCTCCACAACTGCCCAGTGGCAATTGGATAAGTGGCTGAGGAAGTCCCACAAAAAGGCAGCTCATAGTGACAATTATCCCACCCGTAGCATTCCTGGAAACTCACCCTCTCCGCACACACTCCAAGCGCCGTCTCCGGCAAGATGTTGGGACAGCAATCAGGAATACAGCCCTAGCCAGAGGCCCATTCCCAGCCCGCAGTTGAGCTACAGGCCTGACAGCCCCTTGCTGAGTCTTGATTACAGCTTCTGTCCGAGTCCGCTCCCCAGCACCTGCCCAAGTCCGAGCAATAGCAGGTACAGTCCCATAGTGAGTCCAGTTCCAAGTGCATTTCCAAGTCCATGCGGGAGTCCGACAGCGCAGCATAGCCCAAACCCAAATCAGAGAGGTCCTCAATTAAGTCCCACTTTATCTCCTTTGGGAGGTTACCACTACCCTGAGCTTCAAAGCGATCTGTACCCAGCACCACCTCCCCACAGGACAAAAGTTAGGTCAAAGATTGGCCCATTGTCTAACTCTGACGCCAAAACCAAGCACACAAATAGCACAGAGCTTCTCCCTCATCAGCACAGGCCCAAGGCGAGGTCCACAGAATACAGAGACCacagacaaaacaaatccaaagccGTTTTAAACTGCAGTGATAGTCACAGACCACAGAAGCAGTCCCATTCAATTACTAAAAAGTCAGCCAATCACACATCACAATACGAGGAGATCCACAGGAGCCGACCCAGCCGCAGCTCTGACCACAGGACTAGACCTCCGGTTCAACACCATCTTCCAACTGGCCGTGAAATCAGCGCCGGTCCAGGTCCGACCTCTAAAGCTGCCGGTAATAATCACTCCAGACCAGCTCCTAACCTGCAACCGTGGGCCAAGTCGAGTGCTGTTAATGTGAATTCTTGTAAAGCATCACACAAGCAAACCCGGGCCAAGAAACGTGAGGTGGTCTACAGAGACGTTCCTCAGACCAAAGCTGAGGGGAGGAAAGACATAAGGAGAGAGGACAGAAACAAGACagaggaaagaaaggaagacaGGAGACTGGCGGAGGAGCAGCTCCTGAGACATCGCTGGATCCAGAGTTCtacagaagaggaggaagaggaggtgatCATTGTAGAGAAGCAGCGGAGGCGTCCTCGGGAGAAACAACAAATCCGTGAGTGCCAAACAATCCAGTCCAAAGAGCGACACCTTCATCAGGATCAAGCGCAACCCCAAAGAAGAATCGAGAAGCAGACAAAGCAGCGAGGCTCTTCATCTTCACTCAGCCCTCTTGCTCAAGGAGAGTCCCCCTCATCCTTTGCCTCGTCAAATTCCGATTCGGAATATCAGACACAAGTCGCCAAGGTTCCGGCAGACTCCACTTCACTCCATAGACTCCGCAGGAAATGCCAAAACAGCTCCGGTAGACCCTATGCCAGTAAGTCCAGGGAAAAGACCTCCGAGAGCCCAGCCGCGGGGCAGCAGCGTAGGACCAAGCACCGACTCTACACTTTGGTCCCGTTCGGGCGAAGCGAGCAGACCGCAGCTCCTTCTCAACGTGGACTGAGAAACCTGGTGGTGCACATAGACCTCTGTCTCCTCAAGAGGGTACCGGACTCCGCTGTTAATTGTAACTTTAAAGCCACtaactcttcctcctcctcctcctcttcttcttcgaaGACAAAAGACAGGCAAACCAAGGCTATGAAACATCTGTGTATGGCAGATGCTGTCTCCAAAGACAGCAAAAGAAAACGCAAG TTGGAGATTGGCGTCTCTTACAAAGAaagcaagaggaacacgccacATGCGAAAGATGTTACCGGTCGCACAGAATCGTCATCGCATGTGGCCGAGCGCGGCGTTTCAACTGAGACCGTGCATAATGG ATATTTGGAAGAGTACTTGGACAATAAGCGGCCATTATCTCCCCTGTCGCCACTGTCTGACAGCCCAGAGACCATCGAAGTCACATCCAAAGCAAAAAATGGCGAGGTTTATCACAAGAACAGAGATAAGAACAGATTTTCAGCACTAAAG CCAAAAAAGGAGGTGGATTGTGTAAAAGTGTCCAGAAAACTTTTGTCAGACTCCTGGTCCGCCGCAGGACACCGATCAGCCGTGCCAAATACAGAAAC GCCTCACCACGCCGAGTACTACTTGCACGAAGCCAAAAGGATGAAGCACCGTGCAGATGCCATG GTGGACAAGCTGGGCAAGGCTGTGAATTACGTCGATGCTGCTCTGTCATTCATGGAATGTGGCAAAGCGATGGAGGAAGGCCCACTGGAGGCAAAATCCCCCTATACCATGTACGCGGAGACAGTGGAGCTTATAAG GTACGCAATGAGGCTAAAAAGCCACTCTGGTCCTGGAGCACGACAAGAAGACAAACAGCTGGCTGTGCTCTG CTTTCGATGTCTCGCCCTCCTTTACTGGCAGATGTTTCGTTTGAAAAAGGATCATGCACTGAAATACTCCAAAGTACTGCTCGACTACTTTAAG ACTTCTCCCAAAGTGCCTCTGATGCCATCTTGCTGGACTGACACCGGAAA GGATACTGGAGGCCCTCCTCCTTCGCTCCTACCCGATGCCACCAAACACATCCAGCGGGGTTCACATGGGGACAGTGCCTCCCCGTCACTTATCAGCATACCTCAACGTATCCACCAGATGGCGGCAAACCACCTCAACATCACCAACAGTGTCCTGTATAGCTACGAGTACTGGGAGGTTGCAGACAACCTGGCTAAGGAGAGTAAAG AGTTCTTCAACTACTTGAATACTCTATCTGGGCCATTGACGCTTCACAGCAGCATCGTTCATGCAGTCCAGTACACCAGGCAAGCTCTTCAGTGGATCCGCATCAGTGCCAAACTGAACTAA
- the aff3 gene encoding AF4/FMR2 family member 3 isoform X2, which produces MERSQQQNRGRGDAQPRMTHHPHVAPHKSMLVDDLRLSSDEDDVQKATHESASWEGHRRSRKNGRRTRHSSSDSLQSHSTVESVSGSLHSRSSSPAAWPADAQSPCSSNKETDPSTTAQWQLDKWLRKSHKKAAHSDNYPTRSIPGNSPSPHTLQAPSPARCWDSNQEYSPSQRPIPSPQLSYRPDSPLLSLDYSFCPSPLPSTCPSPSNSRYSPIVSPVPSAFPSPCGSPTAQHSPNPNQRGPQLSPTLSPLGGYHYPELQSDLYPAPPPHRTKVRSKIGPLSNSDAKTKHTNSTELLPHQHRPKARSTEYRDHRQNKSKAVLNCSDSHRPQKQSHSITKKSANHTSQYEEIHRSRPSRSSDHRTRPPVQHHLPTGREISAGPGPTSKAAGNNHSRPAPNLQPWAKSSAVNVNSCKASHKQTRAKKREVVYRDVPQTKAEGRKDIRREDRNKTEERKEDRRLAEEQLLRHRWIQSSTEEEEEEVIIVEKQRRRPREKQQIRECQTIQSKERHLHQDQAQPQRRIEKQTKQRGSSSSLSPLAQGESPSSFASSNSDSEYQTQVAKVPADSTSLHRLRRKCQNSSGRPYASKSREKTSESPAAGQQRRTKHRLYTLVPFGRSEQTAAPSQRGLRNLVVHIDLCLLKRVPDSAVNCNFKATNSSSSSSSSSSKTKDRQTKAMKHLCMADAVSKDSKRKRKLEIGVSYKESKRNTPHAKDVTGRTESSSHVAERGVSTETVHNGYLEEYLDNKRPLSPLSPLSDSPETIEVTSKAKNGEVYHKNRDKNRFSALKPKKEVDCVKVSRKLLSDSWSAAGHRSAVPNTETPHHAEYYLHEAKRMKHRADAMVDKLGKAVNYVDAALSFMECGKAMEEGPLEAKSPYTMYAETVELIRYAMRLKSHSGPGARQEDKQLAVLCFRCLALLYWQMFRLKKDHALKYSKVLLDYFKTSPKVPLMPSCWTDTGKDTGGPPPSLLPDATKHIQRGSHGDSASPSLISIPQRIHQMAANHLNITNSVLYSYEYWEVADNLAKESKEFFNYLNTLSGPLTLHSSIVHAVQYTRQALQWIRISAKLN; this is translated from the exons ATGGAACGCAGCCAACAACAGAACAGAG GTCGGGGGGATGCTCAGCCACGAATGACCCATCATCCCCATGTGGCGCCTCACAAGTC GATGCTTGTTGACGATTTAAGATTAAGCAGTGATGAGGATGACGTACAAAAG GCAACTCATGAATCAGCTTCCTGGGAGGGACACAG ACGGTCACGCAAAAATGGCAGGAGGACGAGACATTCCAGCTCAGACTCCTTGCAATCCCACTCTACCGTGGAGTCGGTCAGCGGCAGCCTTCATTCCCGGAGCTCCAGTCCAGCTGCTTGGCCCGCAGACGCACAGTCCCCATGTAGCAGCAACAAGGAG ACTGATCCCTCCACAACTGCCCAGTGGCAATTGGATAAGTGGCTGAGGAAGTCCCACAAAAAGGCAGCTCATAGTGACAATTATCCCACCCGTAGCATTCCTGGAAACTCACCCTCTCCGCACACACTCCAAGCGCCGTCTCCGGCAAGATGTTGGGACAGCAATCAGGAATACAGCCCTAGCCAGAGGCCCATTCCCAGCCCGCAGTTGAGCTACAGGCCTGACAGCCCCTTGCTGAGTCTTGATTACAGCTTCTGTCCGAGTCCGCTCCCCAGCACCTGCCCAAGTCCGAGCAATAGCAGGTACAGTCCCATAGTGAGTCCAGTTCCAAGTGCATTTCCAAGTCCATGCGGGAGTCCGACAGCGCAGCATAGCCCAAACCCAAATCAGAGAGGTCCTCAATTAAGTCCCACTTTATCTCCTTTGGGAGGTTACCACTACCCTGAGCTTCAAAGCGATCTGTACCCAGCACCACCTCCCCACAGGACAAAAGTTAGGTCAAAGATTGGCCCATTGTCTAACTCTGACGCCAAAACCAAGCACACAAATAGCACAGAGCTTCTCCCTCATCAGCACAGGCCCAAGGCGAGGTCCACAGAATACAGAGACCacagacaaaacaaatccaaagccGTTTTAAACTGCAGTGATAGTCACAGACCACAGAAGCAGTCCCATTCAATTACTAAAAAGTCAGCCAATCACACATCACAATACGAGGAGATCCACAGGAGCCGACCCAGCCGCAGCTCTGACCACAGGACTAGACCTCCGGTTCAACACCATCTTCCAACTGGCCGTGAAATCAGCGCCGGTCCAGGTCCGACCTCTAAAGCTGCCGGTAATAATCACTCCAGACCAGCTCCTAACCTGCAACCGTGGGCCAAGTCGAGTGCTGTTAATGTGAATTCTTGTAAAGCATCACACAAGCAAACCCGGGCCAAGAAACGTGAGGTGGTCTACAGAGACGTTCCTCAGACCAAAGCTGAGGGGAGGAAAGACATAAGGAGAGAGGACAGAAACAAGACagaggaaagaaaggaagacaGGAGACTGGCGGAGGAGCAGCTCCTGAGACATCGCTGGATCCAGAGTTCtacagaagaggaggaagaggaggtgatCATTGTAGAGAAGCAGCGGAGGCGTCCTCGGGAGAAACAACAAATCCGTGAGTGCCAAACAATCCAGTCCAAAGAGCGACACCTTCATCAGGATCAAGCGCAACCCCAAAGAAGAATCGAGAAGCAGACAAAGCAGCGAGGCTCTTCATCTTCACTCAGCCCTCTTGCTCAAGGAGAGTCCCCCTCATCCTTTGCCTCGTCAAATTCCGATTCGGAATATCAGACACAAGTCGCCAAGGTTCCGGCAGACTCCACTTCACTCCATAGACTCCGCAGGAAATGCCAAAACAGCTCCGGTAGACCCTATGCCAGTAAGTCCAGGGAAAAGACCTCCGAGAGCCCAGCCGCGGGGCAGCAGCGTAGGACCAAGCACCGACTCTACACTTTGGTCCCGTTCGGGCGAAGCGAGCAGACCGCAGCTCCTTCTCAACGTGGACTGAGAAACCTGGTGGTGCACATAGACCTCTGTCTCCTCAAGAGGGTACCGGACTCCGCTGTTAATTGTAACTTTAAAGCCACtaactcttcctcctcctcctcctcttcttcttcgaaGACAAAAGACAGGCAAACCAAGGCTATGAAACATCTGTGTATGGCAGATGCTGTCTCCAAAGACAGCAAAAGAAAACGCAAG TTGGAGATTGGCGTCTCTTACAAAGAaagcaagaggaacacgccacATGCGAAAGATGTTACCGGTCGCACAGAATCGTCATCGCATGTGGCCGAGCGCGGCGTTTCAACTGAGACCGTGCATAATGG ATATTTGGAAGAGTACTTGGACAATAAGCGGCCATTATCTCCCCTGTCGCCACTGTCTGACAGCCCAGAGACCATCGAAGTCACATCCAAAGCAAAAAATGGCGAGGTTTATCACAAGAACAGAGATAAGAACAGATTTTCAGCACTAAAG CCAAAAAAGGAGGTGGATTGTGTAAAAGTGTCCAGAAAACTTTTGTCAGACTCCTGGTCCGCCGCAGGACACCGATCAGCCGTGCCAAATACAGAAAC GCCTCACCACGCCGAGTACTACTTGCACGAAGCCAAAAGGATGAAGCACCGTGCAGATGCCATG GTGGACAAGCTGGGCAAGGCTGTGAATTACGTCGATGCTGCTCTGTCATTCATGGAATGTGGCAAAGCGATGGAGGAAGGCCCACTGGAGGCAAAATCCCCCTATACCATGTACGCGGAGACAGTGGAGCTTATAAG GTACGCAATGAGGCTAAAAAGCCACTCTGGTCCTGGAGCACGACAAGAAGACAAACAGCTGGCTGTGCTCTG CTTTCGATGTCTCGCCCTCCTTTACTGGCAGATGTTTCGTTTGAAAAAGGATCATGCACTGAAATACTCCAAAGTACTGCTCGACTACTTTAAG ACTTCTCCCAAAGTGCCTCTGATGCCATCTTGCTGGACTGACACCGGAAA GGATACTGGAGGCCCTCCTCCTTCGCTCCTACCCGATGCCACCAAACACATCCAGCGGGGTTCACATGGGGACAGTGCCTCCCCGTCACTTATCAGCATACCTCAACGTATCCACCAGATGGCGGCAAACCACCTCAACATCACCAACAGTGTCCTGTATAGCTACGAGTACTGGGAGGTTGCAGACAACCTGGCTAAGGAGAGTAAAG AGTTCTTCAACTACTTGAATACTCTATCTGGGCCATTGACGCTTCACAGCAGCATCGTTCATGCAGTCCAGTACACCAGGCAAGCTCTTCAGTGGATCCGCATCAGTGCCAAACTGAACTAA